GGTTGGAAAACTGAGATAGGGGGCGAGTGATGCTAAATCTTCAGCGTTAGATCCCCATCCATGTAAAGCCACGAAAAGACCAGCGGGCGGTTGGCCTGTGGTTGGTGCTAGAGTGATTACCGAGAGTGACACAGTTCGTGTTCTGTAAAGAAACACCCTTCATTGTTTCACATCGTTGTTAGACGCTGAGATCCATCCTATGTTAGGACGCAAACTGGCAGGACGCTATTCCGTTGTTAAACCATTAGCAGAAGGTGGCTTTGGCGAAACGTTCTTAGCTGAAGATACCCATTTACCTGACTCTCCTCAGTGTGTGGTCAAAAAGCTTAAAACAGGTTCCCATGAGCCGGCTTTGCTGCATACTGTGCGACGATTGTTTGATTCGGAAGCGAAGGTACTGCACCAGCTCGGAGACCATCCTCAAATTCCTCGGTTGCTGGCTCACTTTGAAGATGGAGAAGAGTTCTACCTAGCGGAAGAATATGTAGAAGGGGAAAGTCTGGCGGATGAGCTGGTTCCAGGCCAGCAGCTAGATGAAGAGACGGTGATTGAACTGCTCCATGACATCCTAGAGGTGTTGTCCTTTGTGCACGATAAGCAGGTTATTCATCGGGATATTAAGCCCTCTAATTTAATTCGGCGTCAGAGCGATCGCAAACTGGTATTGATTGATTTTGGGGCGGTAAAACAAGTCACCACCCAAATTGCAGAATCGGCAACCCAAATGCCTCGTACTGTCCTCATCGGTACATCGGGATATATGCCGAGTGAACAATTCCGGGGACAACCCCGCCTGTGTAGTGATGTCTATGCGGTGGGAATCATTGCCTTGCAGGCGTTGACGGGGTTGCGTCCTTCTTTTGGTGAGTTGCCCGAAGATGAGAATACAGGGGAAATTGCTTGGCGCGATCGCGTTTCCGTATCGCCTGCCTTTGCCACCTTATTAGAAAAGATGGTGCTTTACGATTACCGGCAGCGGTATCGGTCTGCAAATGATGCGTTATTGGCCGTTCAAAGTTTAATAGCAGCGCGAGAAGCAGAAGCATCGCCACCCCCTCCCATAGATAATTTACCGGAAACAGTCGTCAATCTTCGTCAGAGTACGGACAGTCCTGCACAACCCTTACCTGTTGTTGAAAATACGGTTCAACAGTTAGAAACGACAGCTCAAACAGACAATACGGTTCAGCAGTTAGAAACAACGGCTCAACAATCTACCAATGTTCCTAATTTAGATACTTCTAACGGGTTGTCACAAATAGGAGACACCGCTCAACAAGCTGATCCCATCCACACGACTCCACAGGCATCTGCGGCAAATCTTCCTGGGGCTATGCCTCCAGAAACGGTTGCAGTCTCTCCCAGATCTCCCCAAAAAACGAATGGATTGAGTCGAACTAAAGTGTTGACTGGAGGATTGGTAGCCCTGTTAATGGGTGGGACGGCGTTGGCCTTTACCTCCCCCCACCTTCAATCTGTTTGCACTGTCCTAAATAACTGTTCTCAAGACATTCAATTTCAAGCGACCTTCGACGAAGCCGTTGAGGATGCCAAGTCTGCAGAAACTCGCGAGCAACAGGCTAAAACCATCGATGATCTCCAATCGGCTCAAAAAGAAATGGATGATGCTATTGCAGAGCTTAAAAAAATTCCTAAAAATGTCAAGGTTTACGATGATGCCAAAAAGGCCATAGCCGAGTACCAAGCTGAGAGCAAAGCCATCGCGACTCGAATTCAGACAGAGAACAAAGCAGACGAGACCTTCAAGCAGGCAACGACCATTGCCCAAGCGGTGCAAAAAAAGGCTAAAAGTGATGACTCTGTTGCAACCCTCGATCAACACAAAGCGGAATGGGAGAAAGCTATCAAGCTGCTTAAAGAGGTTCCGAAAGACACCTTGGTTGCCTCTCAAGTTGAAGCGAAGCAAAAAGATTTTGATAAGCAACTTAAGGCTTTAAATGGACAGAGGCAAAAGAAAATAGCGGCTGCAGCAGAGGCCCAGCGAA
The genomic region above belongs to Acaryochloris sp. CCMEE 5410 and contains:
- a CDS encoding serine/threonine-protein kinase — protein: MLGRKLAGRYSVVKPLAEGGFGETFLAEDTHLPDSPQCVVKKLKTGSHEPALLHTVRRLFDSEAKVLHQLGDHPQIPRLLAHFEDGEEFYLAEEYVEGESLADELVPGQQLDEETVIELLHDILEVLSFVHDKQVIHRDIKPSNLIRRQSDRKLVLIDFGAVKQVTTQIAESATQMPRTVLIGTSGYMPSEQFRGQPRLCSDVYAVGIIALQALTGLRPSFGELPEDENTGEIAWRDRVSVSPAFATLLEKMVLYDYRQRYRSANDALLAVQSLIAAREAEASPPPPIDNLPETVVNLRQSTDSPAQPLPVVENTVQQLETTAQTDNTVQQLETTAQQSTNVPNLDTSNGLSQIGDTAQQADPIHTTPQASAANLPGAMPPETVAVSPRSPQKTNGLSRTKVLTGGLVALLMGGTALAFTSPHLQSVCTVLNNCSQDIQFQATFDEAVEDAKSAETREQQAKTIDDLQSAQKEMDDAIAELKKIPKNVKVYDDAKKAIAEYQAESKAIATRIQTENKADETFKQATTIAQAVQKKAKSDDSVATLDQHKAEWEKAIKLLKEVPKDTLVASQVEAKQKDFDKQLKALNGQRQKKIAAAAEAQRKLEAAQAAQAASVPARSTPAYVPPQRSTYVPPRPAPAPAPVRQAPRPAPRPAPAPAPRRQEPLWGPGSGQSNNNEPLW